A genomic window from Elaeis guineensis isolate ETL-2024a chromosome 3, EG11, whole genome shotgun sequence includes:
- the LOC105040537 gene encoding kinesin-like protein KIN-14C isoform X7: MPPGEDNANLDADMAKKRSEVIEWLNGLFPDFSMAPDASEEELRAALFDGAVFCAIIRRLSPGSAEEVKSGGCSPSRRRLGNIKKFISVVEHMGLPTFKVSDLEQGRISAVVVCLLCLRDHFKSDLGEDRDTNAPAKWVIEAKKKLEAIDVLQGDSTLSGQQSPVLGEERRPSLMEAKLQRVLRSPVMSEPSSAVAHNAGHKFHEVFQLKQGRYSDLPPAKISEMMKSNSLDNAPTQSLLSVVNGILDESIERKNGEIPQRVACLLRKVVQEIERRISTQAEHIRNQNNLIKAREEKYQSRIKLLETLATGTNEETQMEKSRTEERKKVSEEDVVRLMKEKEDSDNIVSKLKEDLKTTKRSYEQHCQQQETKAKQTQEELERRVKEVEFLLAESRKRTKELEAFSASKSQNWNQKAHVVHNFIGLQLLSVQELRMSSDSIKNEVTSTQKRWSEEFTTFAQKLKVLTDAVKNYHTVLAENRKLYNEVQELKGNIRVYCRIRPFLPGENRKSNTINYIGEDGELVLVNPSKPGKDGQKMFKFNKVYGPAASQEEVFLDTQPLIRSVLDGYNVCIFAYGQTGSGKTYTMTGPDSPTEEEWGVNYRALNDLFHISRTRRDTFMYEVGVQMVEIYNEQVRDLLSNDGSVKKLGIVNTSKPNGLAVPDASMRPVQSTSDVMNLMQTGLTNRAMSATALNERSSRSHSIVTVHVRGVDLKTGATLRGSLHLVDLAGSERVDRSEVTGDRLKEAQHINKSLSALGDVIFALSQKSPHVPYRNSKLTQVLQSSLGGHAKTLMFVQINPDAGSYSETLSTLKFAERVSGVELGAARSQKDGKDVKDLMEQVASLKDTIARKDEEIEQLQLLRDTTNQSPSVNSERQGGNTLKHSSSAPGISSRSGTVQQGWRSSGGKVVISNIKTASDPENYSDHSDKQSESGSHQSTDDLKHQREVSGQQKLAEGDPGQSSADLELLSFGDAESEERLSDISDSGLSMGTETDGSSSVIEFTLFPEQCKPAEVTKEKTTFKKKHGQPSDSISSQVCKTLAVEHVFLCDFLFLYQYNFVSDLHSIKACFCNNHNVLELTL, from the exons ATGCCTCCTGGCGAAGATAATGCGAACCTTGATGCCGACATGG CTAAAAAGCGATCGGAAGTAATAGAGTGGCTCAACGGCCTGTTCCCAGACTTTAGCATGGCTCCGGATGCATCAGAGGAGGAATTGAGGGCAGCTCTGTTTGATGGTGCTGTGTTTTGTGCTATTATAAGGAGACTCAGTCCTGGCAGCGCAGAGGAA GTTAAGAGTGGTGGTTGTTCTCCATCGAGGAGACGCTTGGGAAATATAAAGAAGTTTATTTCAGTTGTAGAGCATATGGGGTTGCCCACTTTCAAAGTGTCAGACCTAGAACAG GGACGTATCTCTGCAGTAGTAGTGTGCCTTTTGTGCCTTAGGGATCATTTTAAATCTGATCTTGGTGAAGATAGAGATACAAATGCGCCAGCCAAGTGGGTAATCGAAGCAAAGAAGAAGTTGGAGGCTATAGATGTTTTGCAGGGGGATAGCACTCTAAGTGGGCAACAGTCTCCAGTTTTAGGAGAGGAAAGGAGACCGAGCCTCATGGAAGCAAAGCTTCAGCGAGTTTTAAGAAGTCCTGTTATGTCTG AGCCATCGTCTGCTGTGGCACATAATGCTGGACACAAGTTTCATGAAGTTTTCCAGTTAAAGCAGGGGCGTTATTCTGATCTTCCTCCTGCTAAGATTTCAGAAATGATGAAATCAAACAGTTTAGAT AATGCCCCAACCCAGTCACTTTTGAGTGTTGTGAATGGGATTCTTGATGAAAGCATTGAGAGAAAGAATGGGGAAATACCTCAG CGTGTAGCATGCTTGTTGAGAAAAGTGGTGCAAGAGATTGAACGACGTATTTCAACTCAGGCAGAGCATATTCGAAAT CAAAATAATCTTATCAAAGCACGTGAAGAGAAGTATCAATCAAGAATCAAATTGCTTGAGACACTAGCAACTGGGACAAATGAAGAAACCCAG ATGGAGAAAAGCAGAactgaagaaagaaagaaagtcaGTGAGGAAGATGTGGTTAGGTTGATGAAGGAGAAGGAGGATAGTGATAATATAGTTTCAAAACTTAAGGAGGACTTGAAAACAACAAAAAGGTCATATGAACAACACTGTCAGCAACAGGAAACTAAGGCTAAGCAAACTCAAGAGGAATTAGAGCGGAGAGTAAAGGAGGTTGAATTTCTTTTAGCAGAGTCAAGGAAGAGGACAAAAGAACTTGAGGCATTTTCAGCATCAAAATCTCAAAACTGGAACCAGAAGGCACATGTTGTCCACAATTTCATAGGTTTACAACTGCTGTCAGTGCAG GAGCTGAGGATGTCTTCTGATTCCATCAAGAATGAAGTCACAAGTACTCAAAAGAGATGGTCCGAAGAATTTACTACATTTG CTCAGAAGCTGAAAGTATTAACAGATGCTGTCAAAAATTATCATACAGTTCTTGCAGAAAACAGGAAATTGTACAATGAGGTTCAGGAATTAAAAG GCAACATCAGAGTTTATTGTCGGATAAGGCCATTTCTTCCTGGAGAAAACCGAAAGTCAAATACGATAAATTATATTGGTGAGGATGGTGAACTAGTTCTTGTAAACCCTTCCAAACCGGGAAAAGATGGACAAAAGATGTTCAAATTTAACAAGGTTTATGGTCCAGCTGCTTCTCAAG AGGAAGTCTTCTTAGATACCCAGCCTTTAATACGGTCAGTTCTTGATGGCTACAATGTATGCATCTTTGCATATGGTCAAACTGGATCAGGGAAAACCTACACAATG ACTGGGCCTGACTCACCGACTGAGGAGGAGTGGGGTGTAAACTATCGAGCTCTGAATGACCTTTTTCATATTTCTCGAACTAGAAGAGACACTTTCATGTATGAAGTTGGTGTTCAGATGGTTGAAATATATAATGAGCAAGTCCGTGATCTCCTCAGCAATGATGGTTCcgtaaaaaa GCTTGGGATTGTAAACACTTCTAAACCGAATGGACTTGCAGTGCCCGATGCAAGTATGCGTCCTGTTCAATCAACATCTGATGTGATGAATTTAATGCAAACAGGACTGACAAATAGGGCTATGAGTGCTACTGCTCTCAATGAAAGAAGCAGTCGGTCACACAG TATTGTGACAGTTCATGTTCGAGGAGTGGATTTAAAAACTGGAGCTACTTTGCGTGGTTCTCTTCATCTGGTAGATCTTGCTGGAAGTGAGAGAGTTGATCGTTCTGAAGTTACTGGAGACAGGCTCAAGGAAGCACAACATATCAACAAATCTTTGTCTGCTCTTGGAGATGTCATATTTGCTCTATCACAGAAAAGCCCTCATGTACCATATAGAAACAGCAAGCTAACTCAAGTCCTGCAAAGTTCTTTAG GTGGACATGCAAAGACGCTAATGTTTGTACAGATAAATCCTGATGCTGGATCTTATTCAGAGACTTTAAGTACCTTAAAGTTCGCTGAAAGAGTGTCTGGAGTGGAGTTGGGAGCTGCTCGGAGCCAAAAAGATGGCAAGGATGTCAAAGATTTGATGGAAcag GTGGCATCTCTTAAAGATACCATAgcaaggaaagatgaagaaattgAACAGTTACAATTGCTCAGAGATACAACGAATCAGTCTCCCAGTGTAAATAGTGAAAGACAAGGTGGTAACACATTAAAGCATTCATCTTCTGCTCCTGGAATTTCATCACGAAGTGGGACTGTGCAACAGGGCTGGAGATCGTCAGGTGGAAAAGTAGTGATTTCTAATATTAAAACAGCTTCAGATCCTGAAAATTATTCAGACCACAGTGATAAGCAATCTGAATCTGGTTCACATCAGTCCACAGATGATTTGAAGCACCAAAGGGAGGTTTCAGGCCAACAAAAGCTCGCTGAAGGTGACCCAGGTCAGAGTTCTGCAGATCTTGAGCTTTTGAGCTTTGGTGATGCCGAGTCAGAGGAACGATTAAGTGACATATCAGATAGTGGTCTTTCCATGGGAACAGAAACTGATGGTTCGAGTAGTGTCATTGAGTTTACTCTCTTTCCTGAGCAATGCAAACCAGCAGAGGTCACAAAAGAGAAAACAAC GTTTAAGAAAAAGCATGGCCAGCCAAGTGACAGCATCTCCAGCCAAGTCTGCAAAACGTTGGCAGTAGAGCATGTTTTTTTGTGTGATTTCCTTTTTCTATATCAATACAATTTTGTAAGTGATTTACACAGCATTAAAGCATGTTTCTGTAACAATCACAATGTTTTGGAGCTTACTCTCTGA
- the LOC105040537 gene encoding kinesin-like protein KIN-14C isoform X2 produces MPPGEDNANLDADMAKKRSEVIEWLNGLFPDFSMAPDASEEELRAALFDGAVFCAIIRRLSPGSAEEVESLAAQSFLVPESDIICGFMLQVKSGGCSPSRRRLGNIKKFISVVEHMGLPTFKVSDLEQGRISAVVVCLLCLRDHFKSDLGEDRDTNAPAKWVIEAKKKLEAIDVLQGDSTLSGQQSPVLGEERRPSLMEAKLQRVLRSPVMSEPSSAVAHNAGHKFHEVFQLKQGRYSDLPPAKISEMMKSNSLDNAPTQSLLSVVNGILDESIERKNGEIPQRVACLLRKVVQEIERRISTQAEHIRNQNNLIKAREEKYQSRIKLLETLATGTNEETQMEKSRTEERKKVSEEDVVRLMKEKEDSDNIVSKLKEDLKTTKRSYEQHCQQQETKAKQTQEELERRVKEVEFLLAESRKRTKELEAFSASKSQNWNQKAHVVHNFIGLQLLSVQELRMSSDSIKNEVTSTQKRWSEEFTTFAQKLKVLTDAVKNYHTVLAENRKLYNEVQELKGNIRVYCRIRPFLPGENRKSNTINYIGEDGELVLVNPSKPGKDGQKMFKFNKVYGPAASQEEVFLDTQPLIRSVLDGYNVCIFAYGQTGSGKTYTMTGPDSPTEEEWGVNYRALNDLFHISRTRRDTFMYEVGVQMVEIYNEQVRDLLSNDGSVKKLGIVNTSKPNGLAVPDASMRPVQSTSDVMNLMQTGLTNRAMSATALNERSSRSHRFLFMISYMKMNCQMISQCCLYVFCYSIVTVHVRGVDLKTGATLRGSLHLVDLAGSERVDRSEVTGDRLKEAQHINKSLSALGDVIFALSQKSPHVPYRNSKLTQVLQSSLGGHAKTLMFVQINPDAGSYSETLSTLKFAERVSGVELGAARSQKDGKDVKDLMEQVASLKDTIARKDEEIEQLQLLRDTTNQSPSVNSERQGGNTLKHSSSAPGISSRSGTVQQGWRSSGGKVVISNIKTASDPENYSDHSDKQSESGSHQSTDDLKHQREVSGQQKLAEGDPGQSSADLELLSFGDAESEERLSDISDSGLSMGTETDGSSSVIEFTLFPEQCKPAEVTKEKTTPKVPTRIPKPPPQNIGQTTSTRLKLKETPKSPSLRKSMASQVTASPAKSAKRWQ; encoded by the exons ATGCCTCCTGGCGAAGATAATGCGAACCTTGATGCCGACATGG CTAAAAAGCGATCGGAAGTAATAGAGTGGCTCAACGGCCTGTTCCCAGACTTTAGCATGGCTCCGGATGCATCAGAGGAGGAATTGAGGGCAGCTCTGTTTGATGGTGCTGTGTTTTGTGCTATTATAAGGAGACTCAGTCCTGGCAGCGCAGAGGAAGTAGAATCATTGGCTGCTCAAAGCTTTCTGGTACCTGAATCAGATATAATATGTGGTTTTATGCTGCAGGTTAAGAGTGGTGGTTGTTCTCCATCGAGGAGACGCTTGGGAAATATAAAGAAGTTTATTTCAGTTGTAGAGCATATGGGGTTGCCCACTTTCAAAGTGTCAGACCTAGAACAG GGACGTATCTCTGCAGTAGTAGTGTGCCTTTTGTGCCTTAGGGATCATTTTAAATCTGATCTTGGTGAAGATAGAGATACAAATGCGCCAGCCAAGTGGGTAATCGAAGCAAAGAAGAAGTTGGAGGCTATAGATGTTTTGCAGGGGGATAGCACTCTAAGTGGGCAACAGTCTCCAGTTTTAGGAGAGGAAAGGAGACCGAGCCTCATGGAAGCAAAGCTTCAGCGAGTTTTAAGAAGTCCTGTTATGTCTG AGCCATCGTCTGCTGTGGCACATAATGCTGGACACAAGTTTCATGAAGTTTTCCAGTTAAAGCAGGGGCGTTATTCTGATCTTCCTCCTGCTAAGATTTCAGAAATGATGAAATCAAACAGTTTAGAT AATGCCCCAACCCAGTCACTTTTGAGTGTTGTGAATGGGATTCTTGATGAAAGCATTGAGAGAAAGAATGGGGAAATACCTCAG CGTGTAGCATGCTTGTTGAGAAAAGTGGTGCAAGAGATTGAACGACGTATTTCAACTCAGGCAGAGCATATTCGAAAT CAAAATAATCTTATCAAAGCACGTGAAGAGAAGTATCAATCAAGAATCAAATTGCTTGAGACACTAGCAACTGGGACAAATGAAGAAACCCAG ATGGAGAAAAGCAGAactgaagaaagaaagaaagtcaGTGAGGAAGATGTGGTTAGGTTGATGAAGGAGAAGGAGGATAGTGATAATATAGTTTCAAAACTTAAGGAGGACTTGAAAACAACAAAAAGGTCATATGAACAACACTGTCAGCAACAGGAAACTAAGGCTAAGCAAACTCAAGAGGAATTAGAGCGGAGAGTAAAGGAGGTTGAATTTCTTTTAGCAGAGTCAAGGAAGAGGACAAAAGAACTTGAGGCATTTTCAGCATCAAAATCTCAAAACTGGAACCAGAAGGCACATGTTGTCCACAATTTCATAGGTTTACAACTGCTGTCAGTGCAG GAGCTGAGGATGTCTTCTGATTCCATCAAGAATGAAGTCACAAGTACTCAAAAGAGATGGTCCGAAGAATTTACTACATTTG CTCAGAAGCTGAAAGTATTAACAGATGCTGTCAAAAATTATCATACAGTTCTTGCAGAAAACAGGAAATTGTACAATGAGGTTCAGGAATTAAAAG GCAACATCAGAGTTTATTGTCGGATAAGGCCATTTCTTCCTGGAGAAAACCGAAAGTCAAATACGATAAATTATATTGGTGAGGATGGTGAACTAGTTCTTGTAAACCCTTCCAAACCGGGAAAAGATGGACAAAAGATGTTCAAATTTAACAAGGTTTATGGTCCAGCTGCTTCTCAAG AGGAAGTCTTCTTAGATACCCAGCCTTTAATACGGTCAGTTCTTGATGGCTACAATGTATGCATCTTTGCATATGGTCAAACTGGATCAGGGAAAACCTACACAATG ACTGGGCCTGACTCACCGACTGAGGAGGAGTGGGGTGTAAACTATCGAGCTCTGAATGACCTTTTTCATATTTCTCGAACTAGAAGAGACACTTTCATGTATGAAGTTGGTGTTCAGATGGTTGAAATATATAATGAGCAAGTCCGTGATCTCCTCAGCAATGATGGTTCcgtaaaaaa GCTTGGGATTGTAAACACTTCTAAACCGAATGGACTTGCAGTGCCCGATGCAAGTATGCGTCCTGTTCAATCAACATCTGATGTGATGAATTTAATGCAAACAGGACTGACAAATAGGGCTATGAGTGCTACTGCTCTCAATGAAAGAAGCAGTCGGTCACACAGGTTTTTGTTTATGATCAGTTACATGAAAATGAATTGTCAGATGATTTCTCAATGCTGCTTATATGTCTTCTGTTACAGTATTGTGACAGTTCATGTTCGAGGAGTGGATTTAAAAACTGGAGCTACTTTGCGTGGTTCTCTTCATCTGGTAGATCTTGCTGGAAGTGAGAGAGTTGATCGTTCTGAAGTTACTGGAGACAGGCTCAAGGAAGCACAACATATCAACAAATCTTTGTCTGCTCTTGGAGATGTCATATTTGCTCTATCACAGAAAAGCCCTCATGTACCATATAGAAACAGCAAGCTAACTCAAGTCCTGCAAAGTTCTTTAG GTGGACATGCAAAGACGCTAATGTTTGTACAGATAAATCCTGATGCTGGATCTTATTCAGAGACTTTAAGTACCTTAAAGTTCGCTGAAAGAGTGTCTGGAGTGGAGTTGGGAGCTGCTCGGAGCCAAAAAGATGGCAAGGATGTCAAAGATTTGATGGAAcag GTGGCATCTCTTAAAGATACCATAgcaaggaaagatgaagaaattgAACAGTTACAATTGCTCAGAGATACAACGAATCAGTCTCCCAGTGTAAATAGTGAAAGACAAGGTGGTAACACATTAAAGCATTCATCTTCTGCTCCTGGAATTTCATCACGAAGTGGGACTGTGCAACAGGGCTGGAGATCGTCAGGTGGAAAAGTAGTGATTTCTAATATTAAAACAGCTTCAGATCCTGAAAATTATTCAGACCACAGTGATAAGCAATCTGAATCTGGTTCACATCAGTCCACAGATGATTTGAAGCACCAAAGGGAGGTTTCAGGCCAACAAAAGCTCGCTGAAGGTGACCCAGGTCAGAGTTCTGCAGATCTTGAGCTTTTGAGCTTTGGTGATGCCGAGTCAGAGGAACGATTAAGTGACATATCAGATAGTGGTCTTTCCATGGGAACAGAAACTGATGGTTCGAGTAGTGTCATTGAGTTTACTCTCTTTCCTGAGCAATGCAAACCAGCAGAGGTCACAAAAGAGAAAACAAC GCCAAAAGTTCCAACTCGAATACCAAAACCACCTCCACAAAATATTGGGCAAACAACATCAACACGATTAAAACTAAAAGAGACTCCAAAGTCACCAA GTTTAAGAAAAAGCATGGCCAGCCAAGTGACAGCATCTCCAGCCAAGTCTGCAAAACGTTGGCAGTAG
- the LOC105040537 gene encoding kinesin-like protein KIN-14C isoform X1, whose protein sequence is MPPGEDNANLDADMAKKRSEVIEWLNGLFPDFSMAPDASEEELRAALFDGAVFCAIIRRLSPGSAEEVESLAAQSFLVPESDIICGFMLQVKSGGCSPSRRRLGNIKKFISVVEHMGLPTFKVSDLEQGRISAVVVCLLCLRDHFKSDLGEDRDTNAPAKWVIEAKKKLEAIDVLQGDSTLSGQQSPVLGEERRPSLMEAKLQRVLRSPVMSEPSSAVAHNAGHKFHEVFQLKQGRYSDLPPAKISEMMKSNSLDNAPTQSLLSVVNGILDESIERKNGEIPQRVACLLRKVVQEIERRISTQAEHIRNQNNLIKAREEKYQSRIKLLETLATGTNEETQMEKSRTEERKKVSEEDVVRLMKEKEDSDNIVSKLKEDLKTTKRSYEQHCQQQETKAKQTQEELERRVKEVEFLLAESRKRTKELEAFSASKSQNWNQKAHVVHNFIGLQLLSVQELRMSSDSIKNEVTSTQKRWSEEFTTFAQKLKVLTDAVKNYHTVLAENRKLYNEVQELKGNIRVYCRIRPFLPGENRKSNTINYIGEDGELVLVNPSKPGKDGQKMFKFNKVYGPAASQEEVFLDTQPLIRSVLDGYNVCIFAYGQTGSGKTYTMTGPDSPTEEEWGVNYRALNDLFHISRTRRDTFMYEVGVQMVEIYNEQVRDLLSNDGSVKKLGIVNTSKPNGLAVPDASMRPVQSTSDVMNLMQTGLTNRAMSATALNERSSRSHRFLFMISYMKMNCQMISQCCLYVFCYSIVTVHVRGVDLKTGATLRGSLHLVDLAGSERVDRSEVTGDRLKEAQHINKSLSALGDVIFALSQKSPHVPYRNSKLTQVLQSSLGGHAKTLMFVQINPDAGSYSETLSTLKFAERVSGVELGAARSQKDGKDVKDLMEQVASLKDTIARKDEEIEQLQLLRDTTNQSPSVNSERQGGNTLKHSSSAPGISSRSGTVQQGWRSSGGKVVISNIKTASDPENYSDHSDKQSESGSHQSTDDLKHQREVSGQQKLAEGDPGQSSADLELLSFGDAESEERLSDISDSGLSMGTETDGSSSVIEFTLFPEQCKPAEVTKEKTTFKKKHGQPSDSISSQVCKTLAVEHVFLCDFLFLYQYNFVSDLHSIKACFCNNHNVLELTL, encoded by the exons ATGCCTCCTGGCGAAGATAATGCGAACCTTGATGCCGACATGG CTAAAAAGCGATCGGAAGTAATAGAGTGGCTCAACGGCCTGTTCCCAGACTTTAGCATGGCTCCGGATGCATCAGAGGAGGAATTGAGGGCAGCTCTGTTTGATGGTGCTGTGTTTTGTGCTATTATAAGGAGACTCAGTCCTGGCAGCGCAGAGGAAGTAGAATCATTGGCTGCTCAAAGCTTTCTGGTACCTGAATCAGATATAATATGTGGTTTTATGCTGCAGGTTAAGAGTGGTGGTTGTTCTCCATCGAGGAGACGCTTGGGAAATATAAAGAAGTTTATTTCAGTTGTAGAGCATATGGGGTTGCCCACTTTCAAAGTGTCAGACCTAGAACAG GGACGTATCTCTGCAGTAGTAGTGTGCCTTTTGTGCCTTAGGGATCATTTTAAATCTGATCTTGGTGAAGATAGAGATACAAATGCGCCAGCCAAGTGGGTAATCGAAGCAAAGAAGAAGTTGGAGGCTATAGATGTTTTGCAGGGGGATAGCACTCTAAGTGGGCAACAGTCTCCAGTTTTAGGAGAGGAAAGGAGACCGAGCCTCATGGAAGCAAAGCTTCAGCGAGTTTTAAGAAGTCCTGTTATGTCTG AGCCATCGTCTGCTGTGGCACATAATGCTGGACACAAGTTTCATGAAGTTTTCCAGTTAAAGCAGGGGCGTTATTCTGATCTTCCTCCTGCTAAGATTTCAGAAATGATGAAATCAAACAGTTTAGAT AATGCCCCAACCCAGTCACTTTTGAGTGTTGTGAATGGGATTCTTGATGAAAGCATTGAGAGAAAGAATGGGGAAATACCTCAG CGTGTAGCATGCTTGTTGAGAAAAGTGGTGCAAGAGATTGAACGACGTATTTCAACTCAGGCAGAGCATATTCGAAAT CAAAATAATCTTATCAAAGCACGTGAAGAGAAGTATCAATCAAGAATCAAATTGCTTGAGACACTAGCAACTGGGACAAATGAAGAAACCCAG ATGGAGAAAAGCAGAactgaagaaagaaagaaagtcaGTGAGGAAGATGTGGTTAGGTTGATGAAGGAGAAGGAGGATAGTGATAATATAGTTTCAAAACTTAAGGAGGACTTGAAAACAACAAAAAGGTCATATGAACAACACTGTCAGCAACAGGAAACTAAGGCTAAGCAAACTCAAGAGGAATTAGAGCGGAGAGTAAAGGAGGTTGAATTTCTTTTAGCAGAGTCAAGGAAGAGGACAAAAGAACTTGAGGCATTTTCAGCATCAAAATCTCAAAACTGGAACCAGAAGGCACATGTTGTCCACAATTTCATAGGTTTACAACTGCTGTCAGTGCAG GAGCTGAGGATGTCTTCTGATTCCATCAAGAATGAAGTCACAAGTACTCAAAAGAGATGGTCCGAAGAATTTACTACATTTG CTCAGAAGCTGAAAGTATTAACAGATGCTGTCAAAAATTATCATACAGTTCTTGCAGAAAACAGGAAATTGTACAATGAGGTTCAGGAATTAAAAG GCAACATCAGAGTTTATTGTCGGATAAGGCCATTTCTTCCTGGAGAAAACCGAAAGTCAAATACGATAAATTATATTGGTGAGGATGGTGAACTAGTTCTTGTAAACCCTTCCAAACCGGGAAAAGATGGACAAAAGATGTTCAAATTTAACAAGGTTTATGGTCCAGCTGCTTCTCAAG AGGAAGTCTTCTTAGATACCCAGCCTTTAATACGGTCAGTTCTTGATGGCTACAATGTATGCATCTTTGCATATGGTCAAACTGGATCAGGGAAAACCTACACAATG ACTGGGCCTGACTCACCGACTGAGGAGGAGTGGGGTGTAAACTATCGAGCTCTGAATGACCTTTTTCATATTTCTCGAACTAGAAGAGACACTTTCATGTATGAAGTTGGTGTTCAGATGGTTGAAATATATAATGAGCAAGTCCGTGATCTCCTCAGCAATGATGGTTCcgtaaaaaa GCTTGGGATTGTAAACACTTCTAAACCGAATGGACTTGCAGTGCCCGATGCAAGTATGCGTCCTGTTCAATCAACATCTGATGTGATGAATTTAATGCAAACAGGACTGACAAATAGGGCTATGAGTGCTACTGCTCTCAATGAAAGAAGCAGTCGGTCACACAGGTTTTTGTTTATGATCAGTTACATGAAAATGAATTGTCAGATGATTTCTCAATGCTGCTTATATGTCTTCTGTTACAGTATTGTGACAGTTCATGTTCGAGGAGTGGATTTAAAAACTGGAGCTACTTTGCGTGGTTCTCTTCATCTGGTAGATCTTGCTGGAAGTGAGAGAGTTGATCGTTCTGAAGTTACTGGAGACAGGCTCAAGGAAGCACAACATATCAACAAATCTTTGTCTGCTCTTGGAGATGTCATATTTGCTCTATCACAGAAAAGCCCTCATGTACCATATAGAAACAGCAAGCTAACTCAAGTCCTGCAAAGTTCTTTAG GTGGACATGCAAAGACGCTAATGTTTGTACAGATAAATCCTGATGCTGGATCTTATTCAGAGACTTTAAGTACCTTAAAGTTCGCTGAAAGAGTGTCTGGAGTGGAGTTGGGAGCTGCTCGGAGCCAAAAAGATGGCAAGGATGTCAAAGATTTGATGGAAcag GTGGCATCTCTTAAAGATACCATAgcaaggaaagatgaagaaattgAACAGTTACAATTGCTCAGAGATACAACGAATCAGTCTCCCAGTGTAAATAGTGAAAGACAAGGTGGTAACACATTAAAGCATTCATCTTCTGCTCCTGGAATTTCATCACGAAGTGGGACTGTGCAACAGGGCTGGAGATCGTCAGGTGGAAAAGTAGTGATTTCTAATATTAAAACAGCTTCAGATCCTGAAAATTATTCAGACCACAGTGATAAGCAATCTGAATCTGGTTCACATCAGTCCACAGATGATTTGAAGCACCAAAGGGAGGTTTCAGGCCAACAAAAGCTCGCTGAAGGTGACCCAGGTCAGAGTTCTGCAGATCTTGAGCTTTTGAGCTTTGGTGATGCCGAGTCAGAGGAACGATTAAGTGACATATCAGATAGTGGTCTTTCCATGGGAACAGAAACTGATGGTTCGAGTAGTGTCATTGAGTTTACTCTCTTTCCTGAGCAATGCAAACCAGCAGAGGTCACAAAAGAGAAAACAAC GTTTAAGAAAAAGCATGGCCAGCCAAGTGACAGCATCTCCAGCCAAGTCTGCAAAACGTTGGCAGTAGAGCATGTTTTTTTGTGTGATTTCCTTTTTCTATATCAATACAATTTTGTAAGTGATTTACACAGCATTAAAGCATGTTTCTGTAACAATCACAATGTTTTGGAGCTTACTCTCTGA